The following nucleotide sequence is from Bactrocera oleae isolate idBacOlea1 chromosome 2, idBacOlea1, whole genome shotgun sequence.
gcagaaaaactagactcgagttgctggactctttttggccgtgtgaatgcccagagcgacaccaaaagaaaatttgaaaaaaatgcgactcttttgagtccctgtctgaaacggcacttacaaacaaggtttttaaatttttcaagatTACTTTAATTCTACCGTAGCCATTTCAATATAATATGGCACCATCAAAAGCACGGTTGCAATATTATAGAATCCACTTTTCATACTTAATACCATTTGAGAACAAATTAATTATGGTATTCTCCTAATTGAGCCTTCAAAACAGTGGAGAGTTACATATTTTCTATCTAAGtgtgcttttacattgggactcttttgaccctcattttttcaaattctctttaggtgtcgctctgtgcattcacacgggcaaaaagagtccagcaactcgagtctagtttttctgcattccttttcacaaaattttcgtaaatatttgtgcggttcgactgcgcaacatttagagcgtgttgcatatttcatttgtatgttgagatgatggtcacacattttgcttgcaatgaattaccatgaatatggtagaacaatatgcataatacctacctaTTTCatagaaatacttaagacgggaattccctaatccaccagaatgtattgaatatccgctactaatataaatgttataaacaagaacacaaagcgtgccacccgaacacgagtggcacggtcccttcgtctttcttcgtcgtcccctcgcccacaataaaccggtttgggttacaaaagagtacCAATGTAAAAGCACACTAAAGAGGTGTGGTTTCTTTTAAGAGGTTTCACTGAAAataacaacatatttttaaatatcttaaaggacaaaATGTGTGTGAAAGTTGAAAAATTACATACTTTTACTTCATTGATCTTTAAGCgcaagcaaaaaattataataaacatatcagttccttaaacaaaaaataacatttcaAAATACAACTGGCAACTCCCTTACATAAAATCATAAACCTTTGATTGTCGGAACTTCGTACTTACCTGGCAATTACTCCTTGAAAAATAATGTCttctttatatttatgaaacttcagatttatttgaaacaaaatcAACGTCagtgttttataaatttatattaaacaaaaaaataaaatacaaattaaaatacattttcatgTTTTAAGTAGCATCAGTAAAGAACATATTTTTTGCCAGTATCTGACGTAtgacttaaatattttacagttacagagaatttaaattaaaataagttattAAAATCCAATTATCGAAGCGAATTTGAAAATTCTCCATGTTAAATTTACAAGATCTTCTACGATACTtaacatttttatgtaaatttacattttctatgtataaaatatttacttcttttACGTACtaggtttttaatttattctaaTACAATGTACATTATAAGCAAAACAGAAAATtcattatgaaatattaaagcAGAATGAGAGCCGCAACCATACTTTGCgaacaaacaaaagaaaatgtATACAACTCACTATGTGCAGGCGTTACTTTATActttcagtttttgaaaataaatttaatagacattgatatttataaatttcaagtagaaaattcaaaatgacaaaaaaaaacgtaaaagtTTATTGCTTTTCACTTGCCGTTTAATAATGGAATTTGAGCTGAACCCAGTACAACGCCTGCACCAAAGTTTATATGGTAACTGAAAAGAAAACATCCTTCGTTGTCACTATGCGGTCGAGTGGAATAATTTTTCAGCTCTCTTTCTAACTTTCTGCACTTTTTTCAACTGTCCTTTCTaggttttttcttctttttctttgttATAACGTTCTAGCTCTTTAAGAAATTGAGCTTTTGGTTTCATCACATTTGGACGATCCCCTCGACAATTCGGGCAGAACCACTTACCTTTTGGTTTCAGTACCAGTGAAACGCACGAAAAGTGGAACCACTCGATGGGGCACAGGTCATTATCGCAGAGTATCATTTCACCAAAAGATATCTTTCAAacaaagagtataaaaagatgtatttattgtaataaaattatttttatcaaatgtATTCTTTCACATACCTGATTGCATACACAATATGTTGGTTCATCTGGATCAATTGGATCCGGAGGTGGTGTCTCTTCACGTACATTTGCCTGCGCTGATGATTGTCCACCTCGTGtctttcttttcttcttcttgCCGGAATTGTTACCACTTCCCGCTCCAACTCCAGATGTATTTCCACCACCAGCACCACCGCTGGCACTGGCATTTTGATGCTgggaattatgttttttttgcgCTGCAGCACTAACAAGAGATATTTTCTGTCCGATTTGTCGTTCATTGCCACCTCCTCCATTACTTCCACCACCTTCGTTAGCAGAATTTGATTCATTTCCACCAAATTCCACATTACTGTTATTCATAATCGCACTCTCGTTACGCCTTCGAGAACGTTTACTAGCCGAACGTTGACTTTCTAGGCCTGTCATTGAAGTCGTACCTGCATTGCTGCCGCCATTGATAGTCCCACTACCACTGGTACCATTACTTGCATGGCTAGATCGCTCAGAATTCGGCGTAGAGCCACCTCCACCTGCACCGCTCGATAAACCACCTAAAATAAATATCagtgaattttgatttaaaattttttttttatgaaaagccAATTACCATTTGCACAAAATGTATTATCACGTGTAGGACTTGAAGCTCGCGCTTGTTTCGCTGGTGTTGGCCCCCCAATTTCGTCAGCTTGT
It contains:
- the LOC106622209 gene encoding inhibitor of growth protein 1, with amino-acid sequence MLNPVSTEALLYSATYVDNYIDSVENLPDDVQRHLSRIRDIDVQYRSLLRDVDHYYDLWRSLQNNNGSEGNCTRRARAIARMQQSLIQAQELGDEKMQIVNLLQELIDHKTRQLDSDQKNLDIKEEMQQQQSRIDQLQQADEIGGPTPAKQARASSPTRDNTFCANGGLSSGAGGGGSTPNSERSSHASNGTSGSGTINGGSNAGTTSMTGLESQRSASKRSRRRNESAIMNNSNVEFGGNESNSANEGGGSNGGGGNERQIGQKISLVSAAAQKKHNSQHQNASASGGAGGGNTSGVGAGSGNNSGKKKKRKTRGGQSSAQANVREETPPPDPIDPDEPTYCVCNQISFGEMILCDNDLCPIEWFHFSCVSLVLKPKGKWFCPNCRGDRPNVMKPKAQFLKELERYNKEKEEKT